A genomic window from Chitinophaga pollutisoli includes:
- a CDS encoding SusE domain-containing protein, with protein MYKSLSMVTLLVALLAGGCKKDDYKLNTNMQPVDKLTAPLNNKFTKLQPATSASVLFEWDQARAEDGSLVLYEVAFDKEDGDFSNPIARVPSDGGGVQNKLNLSHKDLNSIAGKTGIPALGTGKIKWTVLASKGFNVQPAKEARSIEVERPNGFAEIPVDVFLTGDATEAGADLAQAKKLKSVTAGVFEIYTSLKDGKYKFTDRNSGTPNVFSLDGGLIREGGESTHAGGTKVYRLRLDFNNAAVTVTEITGIGLWFAPNDQIMHELSYAGNGTWSFTDKVITFRQESWGRDERYKFRLSVKNAGTDGFEWFGSSNADNNRPTSATPLSFWELRPIPNSDRWNYCYKFMTEVDTRPCDVHVYFRADRAYTHEVIVK; from the coding sequence ATGTATAAAAGTCTTTCCATGGTAACCTTGCTCGTTGCGCTGTTAGCCGGCGGGTGCAAAAAGGACGATTACAAACTGAACACCAACATGCAGCCGGTAGATAAACTGACCGCGCCGCTCAATAACAAATTCACCAAGCTCCAGCCCGCCACCAGCGCTTCGGTACTCTTCGAATGGGACCAGGCCCGCGCGGAAGACGGCTCGCTGGTATTATATGAAGTGGCGTTCGATAAAGAGGACGGCGATTTCAGCAACCCCATCGCCCGAGTCCCTTCCGATGGCGGCGGGGTGCAGAATAAACTGAACCTGTCCCACAAAGACCTGAACAGCATCGCCGGCAAAACGGGGATCCCCGCGCTGGGGACGGGTAAAATCAAATGGACCGTACTGGCTTCCAAGGGGTTTAATGTTCAGCCCGCAAAAGAAGCCCGGTCGATCGAGGTGGAACGCCCGAACGGCTTCGCCGAGATCCCGGTCGATGTATTCCTGACGGGAGATGCTACCGAAGCCGGTGCCGACCTGGCCCAGGCGAAAAAACTGAAATCCGTGACTGCGGGCGTATTCGAAATCTACACTTCGCTGAAAGACGGCAAATACAAATTCACCGACCGTAACAGCGGTACGCCTAACGTGTTCTCCCTCGATGGCGGCCTGATCCGCGAAGGCGGCGAAAGCACCCACGCCGGCGGCACCAAAGTTTACCGACTGCGCCTCGACTTCAACAACGCCGCGGTAACGGTTACCGAAATCACCGGTATCGGCCTGTGGTTCGCGCCCAACGATCAGATCATGCACGAACTGAGCTATGCCGGCAACGGAACCTGGTCGTTCACCGACAAAGTGATCACTTTCCGCCAGGAATCATGGGGCCGCGACGAGCGCTATAAATTCCGCCTGAGCGTGAAGAATGCGGGAACCGACGGTTTCGAATGGTTCGGCAGCTCGAATGCGGATAACAACCGCCCGACTTCCGCCACGCCTTTGTCGTTCTGGGAGCTGCGACCTATCCCCAACAGCGACCGTTGGAATTACTGCTATAAATTCATGACGGAAGTGGATACCCGTCCTTGCGACGTGCATGTATATTTCCGGGCGGACAGGGCGTATACCCATGAAGTAATTGTTAAATAA
- a CDS encoding RagB/SusD family nutrient uptake outer membrane protein — protein MKQLIFTIACISLLAAGCRKLEQPNTREFTEEAYWRDAQDALDALASCYENMYGDGFYFGNEALSDNAYVAGGGFSGVSLIAGGSYDPAQSRVREQWSYHYSAIRKCNLVVLNIGKVPQMDETLRRRIVAEARFIRAWAYFNMTDLYGSVPFYLDLISVTAARTIGRTSREEVSKFVLDELAAIRNDLPVNTQYAEKDRGRITRGAAIALAARVRLWKGDWDLAAQEYALLMGNQNGTYGLLGNYENLFKPANEFNNETVLDIQYGGGRTYSTQRSFLPQTVALLRSTLVPTQDLVDDYIMTNGKGIAETGSGYDANNPYVNRDPRFKATVIHHGATIVDFNGATQTILTQPGSVPATNSVDDQGASPTGYYFRKHYDPTAPNYNSGLNLPLIRYAEILLGFAEAKNELGQLDADTWNKSIRALRVRAGFTDAGALEYPAGAVKETLRDIVRRERRAELAFEGIRVFDIRRWKTAQTVLAKPVRGIKVASGAFNKDPNGYVIVEERRFENPKHYLWPVPTAERDQNKNLGQNPEW, from the coding sequence ATGAAACAATTGATCTTCACCATAGCATGCATTTCGTTACTCGCCGCCGGCTGCCGCAAGCTGGAACAGCCTAATACGCGCGAGTTTACGGAAGAAGCCTATTGGCGCGACGCACAGGATGCGCTCGATGCGCTGGCCAGCTGCTACGAAAACATGTACGGCGACGGTTTCTACTTCGGGAACGAAGCCCTCAGCGACAATGCCTATGTAGCCGGCGGCGGCTTCAGTGGCGTGTCGCTCATCGCAGGTGGCAGCTACGATCCGGCGCAGTCGCGCGTCCGTGAGCAATGGAGTTACCATTATTCCGCTATCCGCAAGTGCAACCTCGTGGTGCTCAACATCGGCAAAGTGCCGCAGATGGATGAAACCCTCCGCCGCCGGATCGTCGCGGAAGCAAGGTTCATCCGCGCCTGGGCTTATTTCAATATGACGGACCTGTACGGCAGCGTGCCCTTCTACCTGGATCTCATCTCGGTAACCGCAGCCCGCACCATTGGGCGGACCTCCCGCGAAGAAGTGTCCAAATTCGTGCTCGACGAGCTGGCGGCCATCCGGAACGACCTGCCCGTTAACACGCAATACGCGGAAAAAGACCGCGGCCGCATCACCCGTGGCGCCGCCATCGCGCTGGCTGCCAGGGTGCGCCTCTGGAAAGGCGACTGGGATCTGGCCGCGCAGGAATATGCGCTGTTGATGGGAAATCAAAACGGGACTTATGGATTGCTCGGCAATTATGAGAACCTGTTCAAACCCGCCAACGAATTCAATAACGAAACCGTGCTCGACATCCAGTACGGTGGCGGGCGCACTTACAGTACCCAGCGCAGCTTTTTGCCGCAAACGGTGGCGCTGTTGCGCAGCACACTGGTGCCCACGCAAGACCTGGTCGACGATTACATCATGACGAACGGGAAAGGGATTGCCGAAACCGGTTCCGGATATGATGCCAACAATCCTTACGTAAACCGTGATCCCCGCTTCAAAGCGACAGTTATCCATCACGGCGCTACCATCGTGGATTTCAACGGCGCGACCCAAACGATCCTCACCCAGCCGGGCTCCGTACCGGCTACCAACAGCGTGGACGACCAGGGTGCTTCCCCCACCGGGTACTACTTCCGGAAACATTATGATCCGACCGCACCGAACTATAACTCCGGCCTCAACCTGCCGCTGATCCGCTATGCGGAAATATTGCTGGGTTTTGCCGAAGCTAAAAACGAGCTGGGCCAGCTGGACGCCGATACCTGGAACAAATCCATCCGTGCCCTCCGTGTCCGCGCTGGCTTCACCGATGCAGGCGCGCTCGAATATCCCGCCGGGGCCGTAAAGGAAACCCTCCGCGACATCGTGCGCCGCGAAAGGAGGGCCGAGCTGGCGTTCGAAGGTATCCGCGTGTTCGACATCCGCCGCTGGAAAACCGCGCAAACTGTACTGGCGAAACCGGTTCGCGGGATTAAGGTGGCCTCGGGCGCTTTCAATAAAGATCCCAACGGGTACGTCATCGTAGAGGAACGCCGTTTTGAAAACCCGAAACATTACCTCTGGCCGGTACCCACCGCCGAACGCGATCAGAACAAAAACCTGGGACAGAATCCCGAATGGTAA